A section of the Triticum dicoccoides isolate Atlit2015 ecotype Zavitan chromosome 7A, WEW_v2.0, whole genome shotgun sequence genome encodes:
- the LOC119334045 gene encoding leucine-rich repeat receptor-like kinase protein FLORAL ORGAN NUMBER1, with product VTCDAATSRVVAINLTSLPLHAGTLPPELALLDALTNLTIAACSLPGRIPAGLPSLPALRHLNLSNNNLSGPFPAGDGVAPSSPYFPSLQLLDCYNNNLSGPLPPFGAAHAAALRYLHLGGNYFSGPIPVAYGDVASLEYLGLNGNALSGRIPPGLAQLAQLRSLYVGYFNQYDGGVPPEFGGLRSLVLLDMSSCNLTGPIPPELGKLKNLDTLFLLWNRLSGEIPTELGELQSLQSLDLSVNDLAGEIPASLAKLTHLRLLNLFRNHLRGGIPAFVAELPDLEVLQLWENNLTGSLPPGLGRNGRLRNLDVTTNHLTGTVPPELCAGGRLETLVLMDNAFFGPIPESLGACKTLVRVRLSKNFLSGAVPAGLFDLPQANMLELTDNLLTGGLPDVIGGGKIGMLLLGNNGIGGRIPAAIGNLPALQTLSLESNNFSGELPPEIGRLRNLSRLNVSGNHLTGAIPQELTRCASLAAVDVSRNRLTGAIPESITSLKILCTLNVSRNALSGELPTEMSNMTSLTTLDVSYNALTGAVPMQGQFLVFNESSFVGNPGLCGGPLTGSSNDGAACSDNNHDGGGGVLSLRRWDSKKMLVCLAGVFVALVAAFLGGRKGCEAWREAARRRSGAWKMTVFQQRPGFSADDVVECLQEDNIIGKGGAGIVYHGVTRGGAELAIKRLVGRGVGGDRGFSAEVGTLGRIRHRNIVRLLGFVSNRETNLLLYEYMPNGSLGEMLHGGKGGHLGWDARARVALEAARGLCYLHHDCAPRIIHRDVKSNNILLDSAFEAHVADFGLAKFLGGGGGGASECMSAIAGSYGYIAPEYAYTLRVDEKSDVYSFGVVLLELITGRRPVGGFGDGVDIVHWVRKATAELPDTAAAVLAVADRRLSPEPVPLLVGLYDVATACVEEASTDRPNMREVVHMLSQPALAAAAAAATADKAARPDDDLILSF from the exons GTCACCTGCGACGCGGCCACCTCCCGCGTCGTCGCCATCAACCTCACCTCCCTCCCGCTCCACGCCGGCACGCTGCCCCCGGAGCTCGCGCTGCTGGACGCCTTGACCAACCTCACCATCGCCGCCTGCTCCCTCCCCGGCCGCATCCCCGCGGGCCTCCCGTCCCTGCCCGCCCTCCGCCACCtcaacctctccaacaacaacctcTCCGGCCCCTTCCCCGCCGGCGACGGCGTTGCACCATCCTCCCCCTACTTCCCGTCCCTCCAGCTCCTCGACTGCTACAACAACAACCTCTCCGGCCCGCTCCCGCCCTTCGGCGCCGCGCACGCGGCCGCGCTGCGCTACCTGCACCTCGGCGGGAACTACTTCTCCGGGCCCATCCCGGTGGCCTACGGCGACGTCGCCTCCCTTGAGTACCTCGGCCTCAACGGCAACGCGCTCTCCGGCAGGATCCCGCCGGGGCTTGCGCAGCTTGCACAGCTCAGGAGCCTCTACGTGGGGTACTTCAACCAGTACGACGGCGGCGTGCCGCCCGAGTTCGGCGGGCTGCGCAGCCTCGTGCTGCTCGACATGAGCAGCTGCAACCTCACCGGACCCATCCCGCCCGAGCTCGGCAAGCTCAAGAACCTCGACACGCTCTTCCTCCTCTGGAACCGGCTCTCCGGCGAGATTCCGACGGAGCTCGGCGAGCTCCAGAGCCTCCAGTCGCTCGACCTGTCCGTCAACGACCTCGCCGGCGAGATACCGGCGAGCCTCGCCAAGCTGACCCACCTCCGGCTGCTCAACCTGTTCCGGAACCACCTCCGCGGCGGGATACCGGCGTTCGTCGCCGAGCTGCCGGACCTGGAGGTGCTGCAGCTCTGGGAGAACAACCTCACCGGCAGCCTCCCGCCGGGGCTCGGGAGGAACGGCCGGCTAAGGAACCTCGACGTCACTACCAACCACCTCACCGGCACCGTGCCGCCGGAGCTCTGCGCCGGCGGGAGGCTCGAGACGCTCGTGCTCATGGACAACGCCTTCTTCGGCCCCATCCCGGAGTCGCTCGGCGCGTGCAAGACGCTGGTGCGCGTCCGGCTCAGCAAGAACTTCCTCAGCGGCGCCGTGCCGGCCGGGCTCTTCGACCTGCCGCAGGCCAACATGCTGGAGCTCACCGACAACCTGCTCACCGGCGGTCTCCCCGACGTGATCGGCGGCGGCAAGATCGGCATGCTGCTGCTGGGGAACAACGGGATCGGCGGCAGGATTCCGGCGGCCATCGGCAACCTCCCCGCGCTGCAGACGCTCTCGCTCGAGTCCAACAACTTCTCCGGCGAGCTGCCGCCGGAGATCGGCCGGCTCAGGAACCTGTCCCGGCTGAACGTCAGCGGGAACCATCTCACCGGCGCGATCCCGCAGGAGCTGACGCGCTGCGCGTCGCTCGCCGCAGTCGACGTCAGCCGCAACCGCCTGACCGGCGCGATACCGGAGAGCATCACGTCGCTGAAGATCCTGTGCACGCTGAACGTGTCGAGGAACGCGCTGTCCGGCGAGCTCCCCACGGAGATGTCCAACATGACGAGCCTCACCACGCTCGACGTGTCGTACAACGCGCTGACGGGCGCCGTGCCGATGCAGGGCCAGTTCCTGGTGTTCAACGAGAGCTCCTTCGTGGGCAACCCCGGGCTGTGCGGCGGCCCGCTGACCGGCAGCAGCAACGACGGCGCCGCCTGCTCCGACAACaaccacgacggcggcggcggcgtgctgtCGCTCCGCCGCTGGGACTCGAAGAAGATGCTGGTGTGCCTGGCGGGCGTGTTCGTGGCGCTGGTCGCCGCGTTCCTGGGCGGGCGGAAGGGGTGCGAGgcgtggcgggaggcggcgcgccgGCGCTCGGGGGCGTGGAAGATGACGGTGTTCCAGCAGCGGCCGGGGTTCTCGGCGGACGACGTGGTGGAGTGCCTGCAGGAGGACAACATCATCGGCAAGGGCGGCGCCGGGATCGTGTACCACGGCGTGACCCGCGGCGGCGCGGAGCTGGCGATCAAGCGGCTGGTGGGGCGCGGCGTGGGCGGCGACCGCGGGTTCTCGGCGGAGGTGGGCACGCTGGGGCGGATCCGGCACCGCAACATCGTGCGCCTGCTGGGCTTCGTGTCCAACCGCGAGACCAACCTGCTGCTGTACGAGTACATGCCCAACGGCTCGCTGGGGGAGATGCTCCACGGCGGCAAGGGCGGCCACCTCGGCTGGGACGCCCGCGCGCGGGTGGCGCTCGAGGCCGCGCGCGGCCTCTGCTACCTCCACCACGACTGCGCGCCGCGCATCATCCACCGCGACGTCAAGTCCAACAACATCCTGCTCGACTCGGCGTTCGAGGCCCACGTCGCCGACTTCGGCCTCGCCAAGTtcctcggcggcggtggcggaggcgccTCCGAGTGCATGTCCGCCATCGCCGGCTCCTACGGCTACATCGCCCCAG AGTACGCGTACACGCTGCGGGTGGACGAGAAGAGCGACGTGTACAGCTTCGGGGTGGTGCTGCTGGAGCTCATCACGGGGCGGCGCCCCGTGGGCGGGTTCGGCGACGGCGTGGACATCGTGCACTGGGTCCGCAAGGCCACCGCGGAGCTCCCCGACACCGCGGCGGCTGTCCTTGCCGTCGCCGACCGCCGCCTCTCCCCCGAGCCTGTGCCGCTGCTGGTGGGGCTCTACGACGTGGCCACGGCGTGCGTCGAGGAGGCGAGCACCGACCGGCCCAACATGCGCGAGGTGGTGCACATGCTCTCGcagcccgccctcgccgccgccgccgccgccgccacagccgACAAGGCGGCCCGGCCCGACGATGACCTTATCCTCTCCTTCTGA